The genome window CGCGACCCGGTTGGTCGGCACATCATCCACGATCAGGACTTTCCCTGGCATCGCCTTATCCTTCCGCGCGTGTCCGCGCCTTTCCCCTGTGGGGCGTATTCTGTATGGAGTTGGTTAATAAAACCTTTCGATTTGTTAACGAGGCCGCGAATGGATCGTGATAGCGCCGAGACGATTGCGCTCAGGGCCTTGGGCTGGCTGGCCGGGAATGATGAGCTTTTACCGGTATTTCTGGGCGCCACCGGCGTTTCGGAGGCAGAGGTTCGCGCACGGGCGGGCGAGCCGGAGTTTCTTGCCTCGGTGCTCGATTTTCTGGCCATGGATGACGCCTGGATCACCGGGTTCTGCGACGACTCGGGGTTGGACTACACCCTGCCCATGCGCGCCCGCATGGCCCTTCCGGGCGGCGACCTGCCGAGCTGGACATGAGCGCCCCCGTGCTGCCGGGCCTGCTCTTTGACAAGGACGGCACCCTCTTCGACTACCAGAAGAGTTGGGGCGGCTTCACGCTGGCCTTCATCCACGACCTTGCCGAGGGCGACAGCGCCCTTGCGCAGGCCCTCGCCGAAGCGATGGGGATCGACCCGGTAACCGCCCGCTTCGCGCCAGACAGCCCGATTGTCGCCGGCACGCCTGAGGAGGCGATTGCGCCGGTCCTGCCGCTGTTGCCCGGCTGGACGGCGGCTGCTCTGACCGATCGGATCAACGCTGGCGCCGCGGTTGCGCCACAGGTTGCAGCCACGGATCTGACGCTCCTGTTTGACCGGCTGCGCGCGGGCGGGCACGTGCTGGGCATCGCGACCAATGATGCCGAAGCGGCCGCGCAGGCGCATCTCGCCCAAGCGGGGGTTGCCGAGGCCTTCAGCTATGTGGCGGGCTATGATTCGGGGCACGGTGCCAAGCCTGGCCCGGGCATGTGCCTGGCCTTCGCAGAGGCTACGGGTCTTGCACCGGGCGACTGCGCCATGATCGGAGACAGCCTGCACGACCTCGCCGCCGGGCGGGCGGCGGGCATGGTCTGCGTTGCGGTGCTCACCGGCATTGCACCGGACGTCGAACTGGCCCCCCACGCCGATGTCGTTCTGCCGGATATCGGCCATCTGCCCGCATGGCTCGCCAGCCTCTGAATGTTTTCGCCGCTCCATCGGCCTTTTGCGACACTTCGCGTCGCATCCGGAAAAACGCGACGCCCCGGGCGGACGCAACCTGAGTTGAAGAGCCCAGGAGCCGCAGCATGGACGACACCCCGACAAAACGCCGCCGCGCGGGTGGCCGCGCCGCCAACCCGCGCCGCAATCGGCCCGAGGTGATCTCGCAGAGCCCGTGGCGGATTCCGATCAACACGGATGCGCCGATCGAGCCGCTGAGCCTGGAGGGCGTGGAAGCGATCCATGAAGGCGCGATGCGCATTCTCGAAGAGATCGGTATCGTCTTTCTCAACGAGGAGGCCTGCGCGATCTTTGCCGAGGCGGGCTGCATTGTCGAAGATCAGGTGGTGCGGATGGGGCGCGACTGGGTGATGGAGATGGTGGCCAAGGCCCCCTCCGAGTTTACGATCACCCCGCGAAACCCGGCCCGCGCCCTGCCGGTCGGCGGAAAGGCGATCCTGTTCGGCAATGTCTCCTCGCCGCCCAACTACTGGGATCTTTCGCTCGGCTCCAAGGTGCCCGGCAACCGGGAGCAATGCGCCAACCTGCTCAAGCTTACCCAGTATTTCAACTGCATCCACTTTGCCGGCGGCTATCCGGTGGAGCCGGTCGACCTGCACCCCGCCACCCGCCACCTCGATGTGCTCTTCGACAAGCTGACCCTGACCGACAAGGTGCCGCACGCCTATTCGCTCGGGCCGGAGCGGGTGGAAGACGTGATGGAGATGGTGCGGATCGCTGCCGGGCTGAGCCACGAGGAGTTCGAAGCTGCGCCGCATATGTACACCAACATCAACTCGACCTCGCCGCTCAAGCATGACTGGCCGATGATCGACGGCTGCCTGCGCTGCATCCGGCGCGGGCAGGCGGTGATCGTGTCACCCTTTACGCTGGCCGGGGCGATGGCGCCCGTCACAATGGCCGGGGCCGTGGCCCAGAGCATCGCCGAGGCGCTGGCCGCCATCGCGCTGTTTCAATACGTGCGCCCGGGCTGCCCCTGCGTGATCGGCACCTTCACCTCCAACGTCGACATGAAATCCGGCGCCCCGGCCTTTGGCACGCCCGAGTATATGCGCGCCACGCAGATGACCGGCCAGCTGGCCCGTCGCTACGGCTTGCCCCTGCGCGCCTCCGGGGCCTGCACGGCCAATGTGCCCGACGGGCAGGCGATGTGGGAAACCTCCAACTCGCTCTGGTCGGCGGTGCAGTCTGGCACGAACATCGTCTACCACGCGGCGGGCTGGCTGGAGGGCGGGCTGGTGGCCTCGCCGGAGAAGTTCATCATGGATTGCGAAGTTATCCAGATGATCCAGCGCTACTTCGAGCCCGATGTCGTGGCGACGTCGCCCGATGACATTGCTGTCGACGCCATTGCCGAGGTTGGACATTACGGCCATTTCTTCGGGATCGAGCACACGCAAGCCCGCTACGAAACCGCCTTCTACCAGCCCATCGTCTCGGACTGGAGCAACTTCGAGGCGTGGCAGGCCAAGGGCGGTGTCTGGACGGCAGAGCGGGCCCACACCACCTTTCACCGGATCATCGACAGTTTCGAGCCACCGCCCATGGCCCCTTCTATCCGCGAGGAGTTGGAGGCCTTCGTGGCCCGGCGCAAGGCAGAGGGCGGCGCACCGACCGATTTCTGATCTGAGGTGCCATGGCTGGGGCTGAACTTTGGCCTTTGTTAACCTGCCGCCGCTAGGCTGCGTCACAGGTTGAACAGGTTCAGAGATGCATGGTCTGGTAAATCGTGCGGTGCAATGCTTTGTCCGCGACATCTATGGGCCTGAGGCATGGGCCGAGCTTGGCGCTGCCATGGGCATCGGCAGCCGAGGGTTCGAGGCCATGTTGACCTATGAGGACAGCGTGACGTTCGAGATGCTCGACCAGCTGTCGCATCAGCGCCAAAGGCCGGTCGAGGATATTCTGGAAGACCTTGGCACCTACCTCGTTGCCCACCCCAACACCCGTGCCATCCGCCGACTGCTCCGCTTTGGCGGCCAGAGCTTTGCCGAACTTCTCCATTCGCTCGACGACCTGCCTGATCGCGCCGGGCTGGCGGTGCCCGAGCTTGAGCTTCCGGCCCTTGCCCTGATCGAGGTTCGGCCCGGGCGCTACAAGCTGGAGGTCACGGCCAGCCACGGAGGCTATGGACCGGTGCTGACGGGTATCCTGCGGGCGCTTGCCGATGACTACGGCGCTCTGGCCTTTCTGGAGTTGCAGGGCGGCATGGGGCGTCATGAAGTGATCCTGATCGACCTGCTGGATGCCGAATTTGCCGAGGCAAAGCAGTTCTACCTCGGGCGCGGCCACGGCCAGCGGGTGGAGGGCGCGGGGTGAGTGCCGAAATCGGACATGAAGCGCTCGCCGCGGCGGGCGGGGAGGGCGCTGCTCTGGTGGAGCCGGGCCTTTGTGCCGTGCTCGATCGGTTGATGCCGATGCACTTGCAACTTCGCCCCACCGGCCACATCGCCCATGCGGGGCCAAGCCTGCAAAAGCTGCTGCCCGGTCAACCGATTGCGGGGCGGCGTTTTCTGGAGATTTTCGAGTTGAAGCGGCCGGGGGCCACCACCCGAGTTTCGGACATGGCCAATGCCGAGGGCGGGCGGCTGAAGCTGGCGTTTCGCGACGCACCGAGGACCGGGCTGGTGGGGCTGGTTGCGCCGCTGCCGGGCGAGCAGGGGCTGATCGTCAACCTCTCCTTCGGGTTCAACATCATCGAGGCGGTGCAGAACCATGACCTGACCAGCGCCGACTTCGCCGCCACCGACCTGGCGGTGGAAATGCTCTACCTCGTCGAGGCCAAGACCGCCGCGCTCAGCGAGTGGAAGGCGCTCAACCAGCGGCTTCAGGGCGCGATGACCACGGCCGAGAAGCAGGCCTCCTCCGACATGCTTACCGGCCTCGCCAACCGCCGCGCGATGGAAGAGGTTCTGGCCCGGCTGACCAAAGCCAAGACCGCTTTCGGGCTGATGAACCTCGATCTCGATTTCTTCAAATCGGTCAATGACACGCTGGGTCATGCAGCAGGCGATCA of Oceanicola sp. 502str15 contains these proteins:
- a CDS encoding heme NO-binding domain-containing protein, which encodes MHGLVNRAVQCFVRDIYGPEAWAELGAAMGIGSRGFEAMLTYEDSVTFEMLDQLSHQRQRPVEDILEDLGTYLVAHPNTRAIRRLLRFGGQSFAELLHSLDDLPDRAGLAVPELELPALALIEVRPGRYKLEVTASHGGYGPVLTGILRALADDYGALAFLELQGGMGRHEVILIDLLDAEFAEAKQFYLGRGHGQRVEGAG
- a CDS encoding diguanylate cyclase domain-containing protein, translating into MSAEIGHEALAAAGGEGAALVEPGLCAVLDRLMPMHLQLRPTGHIAHAGPSLQKLLPGQPIAGRRFLEIFELKRPGATTRVSDMANAEGGRLKLAFRDAPRTGLVGLVAPLPGEQGLIVNLSFGFNIIEAVQNHDLTSADFAATDLAVEMLYLVEAKTAALSEWKALNQRLQGAMTTAEKQASSDMLTGLANRRAMEEVLARLTKAKTAFGLMNLDLDFFKSVNDTLGHAAGDHVLREVADILRAETRAADVIVRAGGDEFVLVFVGLSNPDRLATLGRRIISRLEEPIPFEGETCRISGSIGLTVSDFYTVTNAEEMMQHADTALYASKRGGRGMVTVYSPDLPAIGENAGAD
- a CDS encoding HAD family hydrolase, with the protein product MSAPVLPGLLFDKDGTLFDYQKSWGGFTLAFIHDLAEGDSALAQALAEAMGIDPVTARFAPDSPIVAGTPEEAIAPVLPLLPGWTAAALTDRINAGAAVAPQVAATDLTLLFDRLRAGGHVLGIATNDAEAAAQAHLAQAGVAEAFSYVAGYDSGHGAKPGPGMCLAFAEATGLAPGDCAMIGDSLHDLAAGRAAGMVCVAVLTGIAPDVELAPHADVVLPDIGHLPAWLASL
- a CDS encoding trimethylamine methyltransferase family protein yields the protein MDDTPTKRRRAGGRAANPRRNRPEVISQSPWRIPINTDAPIEPLSLEGVEAIHEGAMRILEEIGIVFLNEEACAIFAEAGCIVEDQVVRMGRDWVMEMVAKAPSEFTITPRNPARALPVGGKAILFGNVSSPPNYWDLSLGSKVPGNREQCANLLKLTQYFNCIHFAGGYPVEPVDLHPATRHLDVLFDKLTLTDKVPHAYSLGPERVEDVMEMVRIAAGLSHEEFEAAPHMYTNINSTSPLKHDWPMIDGCLRCIRRGQAVIVSPFTLAGAMAPVTMAGAVAQSIAEALAAIALFQYVRPGCPCVIGTFTSNVDMKSGAPAFGTPEYMRATQMTGQLARRYGLPLRASGACTANVPDGQAMWETSNSLWSAVQSGTNIVYHAAGWLEGGLVASPEKFIMDCEVIQMIQRYFEPDVVATSPDDIAVDAIAEVGHYGHFFGIEHTQARYETAFYQPIVSDWSNFEAWQAKGGVWTAERAHTTFHRIIDSFEPPPMAPSIREELEAFVARRKAEGGAPTDF
- a CDS encoding DUF3572 domain-containing protein, whose product is MDRDSAETIALRALGWLAGNDELLPVFLGATGVSEAEVRARAGEPEFLASVLDFLAMDDAWITGFCDDSGLDYTLPMRARMALPGGDLPSWT